From a single Mycosarcoma maydis chromosome 2, whole genome shotgun sequence genomic region:
- a CDS encoding uncharacterized protein (related to SPR1 - exo-1,3-beta-glucanase precursor) encodes MKITSFGLAAIALALMADNTEALPAIRNYKGVSPYKARNTVNPRMPAMKDPRQLSGARRLRLSSNEQLEETYLDELHYIPVNGPESSSQQFWNNVQHRLESAIDRLDKATSMLGVGNAISPYKAANAVKSAAKSLGFSFSVNSHANQHSSSPDFTFNLNVTEPMSWGEEADLSEATREDAVINAPKVLPNLPKDSGFDYTNDKVRGVNLGNWLLFEGWMDSSLMQALNDHAINAPYPNPIIDEWTAGLYSDPGWAAYVLQKHFDEWMTEDDWKAIKDAGLNHVRIPVPYFMFKEAVGPNAPYLTLNRFAKLKEGVQMAKKYGLKVWIDLHSVPGSQNGFDNSGRSGPINWANNPAYYTQTQYAFNRLVTEFTHSDYDGVVTAIQAVNEPKGNVVPAVQKLLNKYYPWARNKVAIPDGWNKYSNMLLAIHDAFQGLQYWQNFWTGRARHRVLLDTHPYFVYSDWEHQATDTQRLQEACNLVSSFETSQKYYPSIAGEWGVNGPNGDRAADRDLPVGPVKFPPGPDYPYSVKYMAFMARNFRTQQFVYEQGGGWILWSWRNDNNPDWSYKTGLQYGWIPKDLDDQPYGANPCSCIPSLIQAAQNGTARQSWAQYELTGEIY; translated from the coding sequence ATGAAGATCACTTCGTTCGGTCTGGCAGCCATTGCGCTCGCCTTGATGGCTGACAACACCGAAGCGCTTCCTGCGATTCGCAACTACAAGGGTGTCTCGCCATACAAGGCTCGCAACACGGTCAATCCGCGCATGCCAGCTATGAAGGATCCTCGTCAGCTCTCAGGTGCGCGTCGCTTGCGACTCAGCTccaacgagcagctcgaagagaCGTACCTTGATGAACTTCACTATATCCCCGTCAATGGTCCTGAGTCTTCCAGCCAGCAGTTCTGGAACAATGTCCAGCATCGTCTCGAGTCGGCCATTGACAGACTCGACAAAGCTACCTCGATGCTCGGTGTAGGCAATGCCATCTCACCCTACAAGGCTGCCAACGCCGTCAAGAGCGCTGCCAAGTCGCTCGGCTTCTCGTTCAGCGTCAACAGCCACGCCAACCAACACAGCTCGTCGCCCGACTTTACCTTTAACTTGAACGTCACCGAGCCCATGTCGTGGGGTGAAGAGGCGGATCTGTCCGAGGCTACACGCGAGGATGCCGTCATCAACGCACCGAAGGTGCTTCCCAACTTGCCCAAAGACTCGGGTTTCGACTATACCAACGACAAGGTTCGGGGTGTCAACCTTGGCAACTGGCTCCTCTTTGAGGGCTGGATGGACAGCTCGCTCATGCAAGCGCTCAACGATCACGCCATCAACGCGCCTTATCCCAACCCTATCATCGATGAATGGACTGCCGGTCTTTACTCGGACCCCGGCTGGGCTGCCTATGTCCTGCAGAAGCACTTCGACGAGTGGATGACAGAGGATGACTGGAAGGCGATCAAGGATGCCGGTCTCAACCACGTGCGTATTCCCGTGCCTTACTTCATGTTCAAGGAGGCCGTCGGTCCCAACGCTCCCTATCTCACCTTGAACCGAttcgccaagctcaaagaGGGTGTACAGATGGCCAAGAAGTACGGTCTCAAAGTGTGGATCGACCTTCACAGTGTACCCGGCTCGCAGAACGGCTTTGACAACTCGGGACGCAGCGGTCCCATCAACTGGGCCAACAACCCTGCGTACTACACACAGACCCAGTACGCTTTCAACCGTCTCGTCACCGAGTTCACTCACTCGGATTACGATGGTGTCGTCACTGCCATTCAAGCGGTCAACGAGCCCAAGGGCAATGTGGTACCTGCTGTGcaaaagctgctcaacaagtACTACCCGTGGGCGCGCAACAAGGTTGCCATCCCCGATGGTTGGAACAAGTACTCGAACATGCTGCTAGCGATCCATGATGCCTTCCAGGGTCTGCAGTACTGGCAGAACTTTTGGACGGGGCGTGCTCGCCATCGTGTTCTGCTTGACACACACCCTTACTTTGTCTACAGCGACTGGGAGCACCAGGCTACCGATACGCAACGACTTCAGGAGGCGTGCAACCTGGTTTCAAGCTTCGAGACTTCGCAAAAGTACTACCCTTCGATCGCTGGTGAGTGGGGCGTCAACGGACCCAACGGTGACCGTGCTGCGGACCGCGACCTGCCGGTTGGACCTGTCAAGTTCCCTCCGGGACCCGACTACCCATACTCGGTCAAATACATGGCGTTTATGGCGAGGAACTTTAGGACGCAGCAATTTGTCTACGAGCAGGGTGGTGGATGGATCCTGTGGTCGTGGCGCAACGACAACAACCCAGACTGGTCTTACAAGACGGGTCTTCAGTACGGCTGGATTCCcaaggatctcgacgaCCAACCCTACGGCGCCAACCCTTGCTCTTGCATCCCTAGCTTGATCCAGGCTGCTCAGAACGGTACTGCTCGACAGAGCTGGGCTCAGTACGAGCTGACTGGTGAGATCTACTAA
- a CDS encoding uncharacterized protein (related to HMT1 - hnRNP arginine N-methyltransferase) produces the protein MLSHQAQMLQDTVRTTAYQRAILNNARDFQDKVVMDVGAGNGILSFFSAQAGAKKVFAVEASNMVECLQKVVDASKTQRPSEEVSKEEEMLELMGAGDAGLGGVSFGTTNPKETRNAWLAGRLVPVHCKVEDVTPEHLQGHSQVDTIVSECLGVLLVHERMCESFLDARDRYLAPGGSVFPSAGTICLAPFEDKQLWNDTANKAKWWLNTNFYGVDVSPFAALAFEENFSSPVVGVFPAQCLLSVSSDYVIDFATISKHELQEFTVPVEWSFTNAAIVHGLGGWFDLHFNSQSATPPNDSDTLMGDANSNTMSLAAALNTIKSASASASASATGSNPSSMDAVLTALPTIDPTTISANTNFMTTSPYAEPTHWQQVRFLLPEPLAVNRGQKICGSVHCKVNDQRSYTMTALLRIQNSDGTAVDSRATTRKAVWRLDRQTYSWS, from the coding sequence ATGCTTTCGCATCAAGCTCAAATGTTGCAAGATACGGTGCGAACCACGGCGTATCAACGTGCGATCCTGAACAACGCGCGCGATTTCCAAGACAAGGTGGTCATGGACGTTGGAGCAGGCAACGgcatcttgagcttcttTTCAGCTCAGGCGGGAGCCAAGAAGGTGTTTGCTGTGGAGGCGTCGAATATGGTCGAGTGTCTGCAGAAGGTGGTGGATGCTTCCAAGACGCAGAGGCCGTCGGAAGAGGTGAGTaaggaagaggagatgTTGGAGTTGATGGGTGCGGGCGATGCCGGCTTGGGAGGCGTGAGTTTTGGGACGACGAATCCGAAAGAGACCAGGAATGCCTGGTTGGCTGGTAGGTTGGTGCCGGTACATTGCAAGGTGGAAGATGTGACACCGGAGCACTTGCAGGGTCATAGTCAAGTGGATACGATTGTCTCGGAATGTTTGGGTGTGTTATTGGTGCACGAACGCATGTGCGAGAGCTTTCTGGATGCTCGCGACAGATACCTTGCTCCTGGCGGATCCGTGTTCCCTTCTGCTGGCACTATCTGCTTAGCGCCGTTCGAGGACAAGCAACTGTGGAACGACACGGCCAACAAAGCCAAATGGTGGCTCAACACCAACTTTTACGGTGTTGATGTCTCCCCCTTTGCAGCATTGGCGTTTGAGGAGAATTTCTCGAGCCCCGTCGTCGGCGTTTTTCCTGCCCAGTGTTTGCTCAGCGTCTCGAGTGACTACGTGATCGATTTCGCCACAatcagcaagcacgagTTGCAGGAATTTACCGTGCCTGTCGAATGGTCTTTCACCAACGCCGCAATCGTTCATGGCTTGGGTGGATGGTTCGATTTGCATTTCAATTCCCAATCGGCTACGCCACCCAACGACTCGGATACCCTTATGGGCGATGCGAACTCCAACACAATGTCGCTCGCCGCTGCCCTCAATACGATCAAatctgcatctgcgtctgcgtcaGCTTCAGCAACCGGATCCAACCCATCCTCGATGGACGCAGTGCTAACCGCGCTCCCCACCATCGACCCCACCACGATTTCTGCCAATACCAACTTCATGACCACTTCCCCGTACGCCGAACCCACGCATTGGCAACAAGTGCGTTTCCTCCTCCCCGAACCGCTCGCCGTCAACCGCGGTCAGAAAATTTGTGGAAGTGTTCACTGCAAAGTCAACGACCAACGCTCGTACACCATGACCGCTCTGTTGAGGATCCAAAACTCGGATGGAACCGCGGTCGATAGTCGTGCCACCACAAGAAAGGCAGTTTGGAGGTTGGACAGGCAGACGTACTCTTGGTCATAA
- a CDS encoding uncharacterized protein (related to tRNA dihydrouridine synthase), with protein sequence MPEAVATTACGSMEVGPVVIPQLDSFPPTGTPKHAKMGSWEFYRSIGSPRRVVAPMVDQSELAWRILSRRYGSDLVYTPMINAKLFADENSKKKKVKYQEVNFNREHAEEGASSPIASLLSNEGEGSSKDTDRPLFVQFCSNDPETLLKAAKVVEDRCDAVDLNLGCPQHIARRGHYGSYLMEDWSLIFSLINILHVNLKVPVTAKMRVYESVEKTITYARLLERAGAQIITVHGRTRNMKGHLTGLADWAKIRAVKEAVNVPVFANGNVLYPQDFYDALAATGADGVMSAEGNLYNPAIMLPNPPKQPSAMFPNAPELPLPSIVKMAHEYLDIVCSLRTPTQSSAIKAHLFRLCRPALEVHRDLREQLGKSHFDHTASGADKIVTYRAFVDELERRLQVDMHDVKWLTQPEPPLPGSVSHLTQPGEGRPAYVPHWLAQPYFRPPLVHEEDQNAEDKLARQKRVEESAKQKQRTPPVDIDDLQNSDELNVINKHADEKHTHARSESDSSAHALDQESAAEKKRAKLE encoded by the coding sequence ATGCCGGAGGCCGTAGCTACTACAGCATGCGGGTCGATGGAGGTGGGTCCGGTGGTGATTCCGCAGTTGGACTCGTTTCCACCCACCGGCACACCCAAGCATGCCAAGATGGGCTCGTGGGAGTTCTACCGATCCATCGGATCGCCGCGCCGCGTAGTCGCTCCCATGGTGGACCAATCCGAGCTTGCATGGCGCATTCTCTCTCGTCGCTACGGCTCAGACCTGGTGTACACACCCATGATCAATGCCAAACTGTTCGCCGACGAAAacagcaagaagaaaaaggtCAAATATCAAGAGGTCAACTTCAACCGCGAGCACGCGGAAGAAGGTGCGTCGTCTCCGATCGCCTCCCTGCTCTCGAACGAAGGTGAAGGTAGTTCAAAAGATACCGACCGACCACTGTTCGTTCAGTTCTGCAGCAACGATCCAGAGACGCTGTTGAAGGCGGCGAAAGTGGTAGAGGATAGGTGCGACGCGGTGGATCTGAATTTGGGCTGCCCACAGCATATCGCACGCAGAGGACATTATGGAAGCTATCTCATGGAGGACTGGTCGTTGATTTTCTCATTAATCAACATTCTGCATGTGAACCTCAAGGTTCCCGTGACGGCCAAGATGAGGGTGTACGAATCCGTGGAGAAAACCATCACGTACGCTAGGTTGCTCGAACGAGCAGGTGCGCAGATCATCACAGTGCACGGTCGAACACGCAACATGAAGGGTCACTTGACCGGTCTGGCGGATTGGGCCAAGATCCGAGCGGTGAAAGAGGCGGTGAACGTGCCCGTGTTTGCCAACGGCAACGTGTTGTATCCGCAAGACTTTTACGATGCACTGGCAGCTACTGGGGCAGATGGAGTCATGAGTGCCGAAGGCAACCTGTACAACCCGGCGATCATGCTGCCAAACCCGCCCAAACAGCCGAGCGCTATGTTTCCCAACGCACCCGAATTGCCGTTGCCGTCGATTGTCAAGATGGCACACGAGTACCTGGATATCGTATGTTCACTACGCACGCCCACGCAGAGCAGCGCGATCAAAGCGCACCTCTTCCGTCTCTGCCGACCCGCTCTGGAAGTGCATCGCGATCTACGCGAACAGCTCGGAAAGTCGCATTTTGACCACACAGCCAGTGGTGCAGACAAGATCGTTACGTACCGAGCGTTTGTCGACGAGCTAGAGCGCAGGTTGCAAGTGGACATGCACGATGTCAAGTGGCTCACACAACCGGAACCTCCGCTGCCCGGGTCGGTATCGCATTTGACACAGCCGGGAGAAGGTCGTCCAGCATACGTGCCACACTGGCTTGCTCAGCCGTACTTCCGACCACCGCTGGTGCACGAGGAGGACCAAAACGCAGAAGATAAGCTCGCGCGGCAGAAGAGAGTCGAGGAATCGgccaagcaaaagcagcgaACACCGCCGGTCGATATCGATGATCTGCAGAACAgtgacgagctcaacgtcaTCAACAAGCACGCTGACGAGAAGCATACACACGCAAGGTCAGAATCGGACAGCTCCGCGCACGCACTCGACCAAGAGAGCGCCGCtgagaagaagcgcgccaAGTTAGagtaa